Part of the Mycolicibacterium mageritense genome is shown below.
GCGAGCGCCGCCGCCAATGCGCAGAACAACGAGGGGCTGGACCCCGCGACCCTGGTGGTCGCCACCGTCTATGCAGATGAGGGCCCGACCGCCAAGCGCATCCGTCCGCGCGCCCAGGGGCGTGCGTTCCGGATTCGCAAGCGCACCAGCCACATCACCGTGATCGTTGAAAGCCGTCCGCCACGAAAGGGCAGCGAGAAGGGTTCCTCTGCAGCCTCGGCGCGTAGCCGTCGTGCTCAGGGCAGCAAGGCCGCATCTGCCAAGAAGACCGAGGCTTCGAGCGAAGCGAAGGGAGGCTCGCAGTAGTGGGCCAGAAGATCAATCCCCACGGCTTCCGGCTCGGTATCACCACCGAGTGGAAGTCCCGGTGGTACGCCGACAAGCAGTACAAGGATTACGTCAAGGAAGACGTCGCAATCCGTCGCCTCCTGGCCACCGGCCTGGAGCGGGCCGGCATCGCCGATGTGGAGATCGAAAGGACTCGCGACAGAGTCCGAGTTGATATCCACACCGCGCGCCCCGGCATCGTCATCGGTCGCCGCGGCACCGAGGCCGATCGGATTCGCGCCGACCTGGAGAAGCTGACCGGCAAGCAGGTGCAGCTCAACATCCTCGAGGTGAAAAACCCTGAGTCGCAGGCTCAGCTGGTCGCCCAGGGTGTTGCCGAGCAGCTCTCGAATCGTGTGGCGTTCCGCCGCGCGATGCGCAAGGCCATCCAGTCGGCGATGCGTCAGCCCAACGTGAAGGGCATCCGGGTGCAGTGCTCGGGCCGCCTCGGCGGTGCTGAGATGAGCCGCTCGGAGTTCTACCGCGAGGGCCGGGTTCCGCTGCACACGCTGCGGGCCGACATCGACTACGGCCTGTACGAGGCCAAGACCACCTTCGGCCGCATCGGCGTGAAGGTGTGGATCTACAAGGGCGACATCGTCGGTGGCAAGCGCGAGCTCGCCGCTGCCGCGCCGGCTGCAGACCGGCCGCGTCGTGAGCGTCCGTCGGGCACCCGGCCGCGTCGTAGCGGTTCGTCGGGTACCACGGCGACGAGCACCGAGGCCGGCCGTGCTGCCGAGGAGACCGCGGAGTCCGCAGTGCCGGCGACGGCTGAAGCGCCCTCCGCAGAGAACACGGAGAGCTGAACATGCTGATTCCCCGCAAGGTCAAGCACCGCAAGCAGCATCACCCTCAGCAGCGCGGCATCGCCAGCGGTGGCACGTCGGTGAGCTTCGGTGAGTACGGCATCCAGGCACTGGAGCACGCCTACATCACCAACCGGCAGATCGAGTCCGCTCGTATCGCCATCAACCGGCACATCAAGCGTGGCGGCAAGGTGTGGATCAACATCTTCCCGGACCGTCCGCTGACCAAGAAGCCCGCCGAAACCCGTATGGGTTCGGGTAAGGGTTCG
Proteins encoded:
- the rpsC gene encoding 30S ribosomal protein S3 is translated as MGQKINPHGFRLGITTEWKSRWYADKQYKDYVKEDVAIRRLLATGLERAGIADVEIERTRDRVRVDIHTARPGIVIGRRGTEADRIRADLEKLTGKQVQLNILEVKNPESQAQLVAQGVAEQLSNRVAFRRAMRKAIQSAMRQPNVKGIRVQCSGRLGGAEMSRSEFYREGRVPLHTLRADIDYGLYEAKTTFGRIGVKVWIYKGDIVGGKRELAAAAPAADRPRRERPSGTRPRRSGSSGTTATSTEAGRAAEETAESAVPATAEAPSAENTES
- the rplV gene encoding 50S ribosomal protein L22, translating into MSTVTEYPSAQAKARFVRVSATKARRVIDLVRGKSVEEALDILRWAPQAASEPVAKVIASAAANAQNNEGLDPATLVVATVYADEGPTAKRIRPRAQGRAFRIRKRTSHITVIVESRPPRKGSEKGSSAASARSRRAQGSKAASAKKTEASSEAKGGSQ
- the rplP gene encoding 50S ribosomal protein L16 yields the protein MLIPRKVKHRKQHHPQQRGIASGGTSVSFGEYGIQALEHAYITNRQIESARIAINRHIKRGGKVWINIFPDRPLTKKPAETRMGSGKGSPEWWVANVKPGRVLFELSYPDEKIARDALTRAIHKLPIKARIVTREEQF